GTGTCCACTCGTACATGAGGAGGTTCGACATGTGCCGCTGCTGCTTCCGAAAGCTCGCCCGCGAGGGGAAGATACCCGGCGTCGTCAAGTCGAGCTGGTAGAGCTTCGGACTGAAGGGGGAAAAAAGGAATGTACGTCAACGACCCTATAGCTGATATGCTCACGCGTGTTCGAAACGCGAACATGGTCTTCCATGAGAGCGTCGACGTGCCGTCGAGCAAGCTGAAGATGGAGATCGCCCGTATCCTGAAGGAGGCGGGCTACATAAAGAACTACAAGGTGATCAACGACCCGAAGAAGCCCTATGCCACGATACGGCTGTACCTCTCGTACGGCCCCAACCGCGAGAGGGTCATCCAGGGGCTGCGCCGCATCAGCAAGCCCGGCAGAAGGATCTACGTGGGTCACGCGGACCTGCCCAAGGTCATGGGCGGATTCGGCATCGCCGTGATATCGACGCCCAAGGGGCTGAAGACCGACTCCGAGGCCGGACAGCTGGGCCTCGGCGGCGAAGTCCTCTGCTACGTCTGGTAAGGAAGAGGTGGAGTAGATGTCTAGAATCGGACGAAGGGCCATACCTCTTCCATCCGGCGCCGTTGTGACGGTCGAGGACGGAGTGATCGTCGCGAAGGGCCCGAAGGGGCGCCTTCAGACGCCAATGGTGCCCGGAATCGACCTGGCCGTAGAGGACGGCGTCGTCAAGGTATCGAGGCTCGACGACGAGAAGCAGACGAAGGCCTTTCACGGCATGATCAGGGCCCTCGTAGCCAACATGGTCACCGGCGTGAGCACCGGCTTCAAGAGAAACCTCGAGATTGTCGGAGTAGGATACAGGGCGCAGATGCAGGGTAAGAAGCTGATCCTCAACCTGGGTTACTCAAACCCGGTGGAGTACGAGGCGCCCGAGGGCGTGGAGATCACCCTGGACGGGCCGACCAAGCTCTCCGTGCAAGGCATCGACAAGCAGGCGGTGGGACAGGTCTCGGCGATCATCCGAGGCTTCCGTCCTCCCGAGCCGTACCAGGGCAAGGGGATCCGCTACGCCGGCGAGCACATAATTCGCAAGGCCGGAAAGACCGGGGCGAAGTAATCCGAGGAGAATGAAGATGACAGTCAAGACAAGAAACGTTTTGCGAGAAATACGTCACGCCCGGCTTCGGAAAACCCTTTCCGGCACGGTGGAAATACCCAGGATGGCGGTCTTTCACAGCCTGAAGCACATATACGTGCAGTTCATCGACGACGAAAACGGACACACTCTTGCGTCCGCGTCCACCCTGGACCCGTCGATCCGCGGGAGCCTTCCCGGCACGTGCAACGTCGAGGCGGCGAAGATCGTAGGGAAGATAGCCGCGGAACGCGCCGTCGCGAAAGGCATAGACCAGGTCGTATTCGACAGGGGCGGGCACAAGTACCACGGAAAGGTCAAGGCCCTTGCGGAAGCGGCCCGCGAAGCCGGACTGAAGTTCTAACTGGGAGGCGCATGCGATGATTAAAAAGAAGCTGGACGCCAAGGGTATCGAGCTCACAGAGAGAGTCGTCTCGATAAACCGCGTGAGCAAGGTCGTAAAGGGCGGAAAGAGGTTCAGGTTCAGCGTGCTAGTCGTCGTCGGTGACGGCGATCGTTACGTCGGGATAGGAATGGGGAAGGCCAAGGAGATCTCCGAGGCCGTCCGCAAGGGCATTGAGAGGGCGGGGAGGGACCTGGTAGAGATCAAGATGATAGGCAACACCATCCCCCACCCCATAATAGGCAATTTCGGTGCGGCCAAGGTTCTTCTGAAGCCCGCGTCCCCCGGAACAGGCGTCATCGCCGGGGGCGTCGTCCGCGCCATCATGGAGCTCGGCGGCGTAAAGGACGTGGTCAGCAAGGTAATAGGGCGCACCACCAACCCGGTGAACATCGCCCGCGCCACCATGCAGGCGATCGACGAGATGCGGCTGCCCGAGGAGATACTGCGACTCAGGGGCAAGAAGTCCTTCGAAGTCGCCGCGGATTAGGAGGGGCGGCAATGGCAAAGGTTCGTATCACCTGGAAGAGGAGCGCCATCCGCAGGCCGGCAAAGCAGGGACGCATAGTCCGAGCCCTCGGCCTTAGAAAGCTCAATCAGACGGTGGAGCACGAGAGGACGCCTCAGATAATGGGAATGGTGAACAAGGTTCGCCACCTGGTAGAGTGCGTCGAAGTAGAGGATTAGGAGGAGAACGCCATGGGTTTGCACGAACTGCGCCCCGCCCCCGGGGCGAGGACGAAGCGTAAGCGCCTCGGAAAGGGCATGGCGAGCGGAAGCGGCAAGACCTCCGGCAAGGGGCACAAGGGACAGAAGTCCAGAAGCGGACGTAAAGTGCGCCCGGGTTTTGAAGGCGGACAGATGCCGCTCATCAGGCGGGTGCCAAAGAGAGGCTTCAGCAACGCCCGCTTCGCCAAGGTCTACCAGGTTGTAAACGTCGGGGAGATCGCCAACCGCTTCCAGCCCGGTGCCGTCGTCGGGTTCGAGGAGATGTACGAGGCCAGGCTGGTCCGCAAGACCCGCCTTCCCGTAAAAATCCTCGCCGACGGCGAAATAGGCGGAGCGTTCACGATAAAGGCCGACGCCTTCAGCGCGGAGGCCAGGGCCAAGATAGAGGCTGCGGGTGGGAAGGTAGAGGTGGTCTAGGTGCTTGACTCCTTCAAGGATGCATTCAGGCTTCCGGACCTAAAAAGAAGAATCCTCTTCTCGATGGGAGTGCTCCTGATCTTCAGGCTGGGGGCTCACGTCCCCACTCCCGGTATAGACGCACAGGCCATGGCTGCCCTGTTCGACCAGGGAGGCGTGCTGGGCTTCCTCGACATATTCGCGGGCGGGGCGCTGAGGAGGTTCAGCGTGTTCGCCCTGGGCGTCGCCCCCTACATCAACTCGAGCATAGTCATGCAGCTGCTGGTCGTGATCTTCCCCACCCTCGAGAAGATGCAGAAGGAGGGGGAGGACGGGCGAAGGAAGATAGTCCAGTGGACCAGGCTCGCGGCCGTGGGATTCGCGCTTGTGCAGGCCGTCGGCATGACCTTCTGGCTTCGCGGGCTCGGCATATTCAGCGGCCAGCTGCTGGAGGGGGCTATAGTCGTCTCCACCGTGACATGCGGGGCGATAGTCGTCATGTGGCTCGGTGAGGAGATCTCCGACCACGGCATCGGAAACGGCATCTCGCTGCTCATCTTCGCGGGAATAGTCGCCAGGGTGCCGGAGGCAATAATCCAGAGCTGGAGCATGATCCGCCTGGGCGAGATGAACCTGCTTATACTGCTCCTTGCGCTCGTGCTCATGGTCGGAGTCGTCGCTGGCTGCATAATGCTCCAGGAGGGCCAGAGGCGGCTGCCGGTGCAGTACGCCAAGCGAGTCGTCGGCAACAAGGTCTACGGCGGACAGAGCACTTTCATACCGTTGAAGGTGAACCAGGCGGGGGTCATCCCCATCATCTTCGCATCGTCGGTGCTGCTCTTTCCATATTCGATAGCCAGGTTCTTCTCCGGCGACATAGCGCTCTTTTTCCAGAGGATCTTCGGCCCGGGCAGCTTCGTCTACACTATCTTCTACGTGGTGCTGATAATCTTCTTCTCGTACTTCTACACGGCGGTCGTATTCAACCCGGCCGACATCGCGAACAACATGAAGAAGTACGGCGGATTCATCCTGGGCATACGCCCGGGCAAGCCCACGGCGGACTTCATCGAGAGGGTAATGAGCCGCATCACCCTGGCCGGGGCGGTATTCCTGGCCTTCGTCGCTCTGGTCCCGAACCTCATGACCTCCTTCCTCGGGATAACGAGCTTCTACTTCGGCGGCACGGCCGTGCTGATAGTGGTCGGAGTCGCGCTCGACACGGTCCACCAGATAGAGGCGCAGCTGCTGATGCGCCACTACGAGGGCATCCTGAAGCGCAAGGACAAGGCCGGCGGCCTTCTACGGTTCTAGGGGAAGCATGAAAATGAGGATAATTCTTCTGGGTTCGCCCGGAGCGGGCAAGGGGACGCTGGCGGAGGACATAGTGAAAAAACACCCGGTGGCGCATATCTCCACCGGGGACATATTCAGAGAGAACGTGAAGAAGGAGACTCCCCTGGGAGTGAAAGCCCGGGCCTACATGGATTCGGGCGGACTGGTCCCCGACGAGCTAGTGCTGGCGATGATGGAGAACCGCCTGCTCGAGCCCGACTGCGCGAAGGGCTTTATACTGGACGGCTTCCCACGGACCATCCCCCAGGCCGAGGCCCTGGATGCGAAACTTGCGGAGCTCGGATTGAAGCTTGACGGCGCGGTTCTTCTCGACATAGACGACGATACAGTCATACGTCGCCTGTCGGGCCGCAGGGTGTGCCGCAAGTGCGGCGCGATATACAACCTCTTCTTCAGGCCCTCCTCCAAGGGCGATATCTGCGAAAGGTGCGGGGGAGAGCTCTACCAGAGGGACGACGACAGGGAGGAGGTCGTCCGCAACAGGCTCAAGGTCTACTACGAACAGACCGCGCCGCTGGTAGAGCACTACGAGAAAAAGGGATCGCTGCGACGCATAAGGGCGGAGCGCGAGGGAAGAAGCGAGACGCTCCTGGAGGAGCTCGAACGCTCTATGGGCGTCTCACGATGATCTCCTTGAAAACGGATCGAGAGATACGCCTTATGAGGAAGGCGGGCAGGATCGTGGCCGATGTGCTCGACATGATATCGGACATGATACGCCCCGGCCTCTCCACTGGCGAGATCGACTCCGCCGCCGAGAGCCTGATAAAGAGGTCCGGCGGACTCCCGGCCTTCAAGGGGTACAGGGTCCCGACCATAAAAAGGCCCTTTCCCAGTGCCGTCTGCGCCTCGATCAACTCCGAGATAGTGCACGGCATCCCGAGCCGGGAACGACTGCTCCAGGAGGGCGATATCATCAGCATAGATGTAGGCGCCTGCTATTCCGGGTACTACGGAGACGCGGCCTACACATACCCGGTGGGCAGTGTGAGCCCCGAGAGGCGAAACCTGCTCTCGGTGACCAAGCAGAGCCTGGAGGACGCGATACTTGCGGCCCGTGCGGGCAACACCCTCGGCGACGTCGGACACGCGGTGGAAAAGCGAGTCGCCCCGCACGGCTACGGAATAGTTCGCGACTACTCCGGGCACGGCATCGGAAAGAGGCTGCACGAGCCCCCGCAGATACCCAACTACGGCGAGCCGGGCAGGGGCATAACCCTCGTGGCCGGGATGACTCTCGCCATAGAGCCTATGGTGATGGCCGGGGCGGAGGAAGTGTTCACGGGAAGAGATCAGTGGGTGGTAAAAACAGCGGACGGCTCCGACGCTGCTCATTTTGAAAAGTCGATCCTCGTTCAGGATGGGGATCCGGAGATACTGACGCCGTGGGTATGCGCCTGAAAGAGCCTTCGATCGGCGGGATGTGGAAAGTTGGTCAAGTAGTCATCTCTCTAAAGGGAAAGGACACCGGACGGTGGTACGTGGTCGTCGGCTCGCAGGAGTCGGCCAAGGAGGAGAGGGTTCTTGTAGCGGATGGAAGCAGGTACACGGTTGCAAGGCCGAAGCCAAAGAACCCGGCGCACCTTCAGCGCACACGATGGGTCCTTGACGAAATTGAAAGAAGCATCCTGTCGAAGGGAAGGTTCGACGCAGGTAGATTTCAGGCTCTTCTCACGGGGCTTGAAAAAGAGAACAGTTCAGGGGAGCCGGTCGTGAGCGCTTGTGCAAATACGATGCCCGGCACCTCCTCCGAGGAGGTTGAGGAGATCGCATGTCGAATAAAGGCGAAGTCATAGAAGTTCGGGGAAAGGTCGTAGAACCTCTGCCAAACGCGATGTTCAGGGTCGAGCTTGACAACGGTCACAGGATCCTGGCCCACGTGTCGGGAAAGATGCGCCTTCACTTCATACGCATCCTTCCGGGCGACAGGGTCTTGGTCTCGATATCCGCGTACGACCTCTCGCGGGGCAGGATCATCTATAGATACAAATAGAGTGTTTTATTATCGTTGGATCTCCTGTATAATGATCGGCTTGGAGAAATGGCGAAACGCCGAGGTTCTCCAGGTGCGTTTTTAGTTATTTTCGAGGAGCGTGGATTCGATGAAGGTCAAACCATCGGTCAAGCCGATGTGCGAGTACTGCCGGGTCATCCGGCGCAAGGGCGTCGTCCGGATTATCTGCAGCAGAAATCCGCGACACAAACAGAGACAGGGTAAGAGGAGGTAGCGAGCATGGCCCGTATAGCCGGAGTGGACATCCCCCGCGAGAAGCGGGTGGAGATCGCTCTCACCTACATATTTGGAATAGGCCTCACCTCTTCCAAGAAGATCCTTGCGGCCACCGGTGTCAATCCTGACACCAGGGTGAAGGATCTCACCGAGGAGGAGTCGCAGAAGCTGCGCAAGGAGATCGAGGAGCACTACAAGGTCGAGGGAGACCTTCGCAGAGAGGTCTCCATGAACATAAAGCGCCTGATGGACATAGGCTGCTACAGGGGCCAGCGTCACAAGCAGGGCCTCCCGGTCCGCGGCCAGAGGACCAAGACCAACGCGCGCACTCGCAAGGGGCCGCGCCGCACGGTCGCGGGCAAGAAGATGGCTACGAAGTAGCCTTCAGGATTATGACGAGGAGGCTGAAATAAGTGGCCAAGAGAACAGTCCGCAGGGGCAGGAAGAGAGAAAGAAAGAACATCAGCTACGGCGTCGCGCACATCTACTCCACCTTCAACAACACGATAGTGTGCGTGAGCGACAAGGGGGGCAACGTGCTTGCCTGGGCGTCCGGCGGAAACGTCGGCTTCAAGGGCACAAGGAAGTCCACCCCGTTCGCGGCGCAGATAGCCGCCACCCAGGTCGCCAAGGCCGTTCAGGAGCACGGCGTTCAGGAGATCGACGTGGTCGTCAAGGGACCGGGACCGGGAAGGGAGTCGGCGATAAGATCGCTGCAGGCCGCCGGACTGCAGGTCAACATGATCAAGGACTCGACGCCGGTGCCCCACAACGGGTGCCGCCCGCCCAAGCGCCGCAGAGTCTAGCGGGCTTAAGGTCAAGGAGGGATATTTTACTCATGAGCAGATACATAGGGCCTTCATGCCGTCTGTGCAAGGCGGAGGGTACAAAGCTCTTCCTCAAGGGAGATCGTTGCTACACGG
The genomic region above belongs to Synergistaceae bacterium and contains:
- the rpsE gene encoding 30S ribosomal protein S5, coding for MKKKLDAKGIELTERVVSINRVSKVVKGGKRFRFSVLVVVGDGDRYVGIGMGKAKEISEAVRKGIERAGRDLVEIKMIGNTIPHPIIGNFGAAKVLLKPASPGTGVIAGGVVRAIMELGGVKDVVSKVIGRTTNPVNIARATMQAIDEMRLPEEILRLRGKKSFEVAAD
- the rplO gene encoding 50S ribosomal protein L15 — its product is MGLHELRPAPGARTKRKRLGKGMASGSGKTSGKGHKGQKSRSGRKVRPGFEGGQMPLIRRVPKRGFSNARFAKVYQVVNVGEIANRFQPGAVVGFEEMYEARLVRKTRLPVKILADGEIGGAFTIKADAFSAEARAKIEAAGGKVEVV
- the rpsH gene encoding 30S ribosomal protein S8 → MYVNDPIADMLTRVRNANMVFHESVDVPSSKLKMEIARILKEAGYIKNYKVINDPKKPYATIRLYLSYGPNRERVIQGLRRISKPGRRIYVGHADLPKVMGGFGIAVISTPKGLKTDSEAGQLGLGGEVLCYVW
- a CDS encoding adenylate kinase, with the protein product MRIILLGSPGAGKGTLAEDIVKKHPVAHISTGDIFRENVKKETPLGVKARAYMDSGGLVPDELVLAMMENRLLEPDCAKGFILDGFPRTIPQAEALDAKLAELGLKLDGAVLLDIDDDTVIRRLSGRRVCRKCGAIYNLFFRPSSKGDICERCGGELYQRDDDREEVVRNRLKVYYEQTAPLVEHYEKKGSLRRIRAEREGRSETLLEELERSMGVSR
- the rpsM gene encoding 30S ribosomal protein S13 gives rise to the protein MARIAGVDIPREKRVEIALTYIFGIGLTSSKKILAATGVNPDTRVKDLTEEESQKLRKEIEEHYKVEGDLRREVSMNIKRLMDIGCYRGQRHKQGLPVRGQRTKTNARTRKGPRRTVAGKKMATK
- the infA gene encoding translation initiation factor IF-1, translating into MSNKGEVIEVRGKVVEPLPNAMFRVELDNGHRILAHVSGKMRLHFIRILPGDRVLVSISAYDLSRGRIIYRYK
- the rpmD gene encoding 50S ribosomal protein L30, which codes for MAKVRITWKRSAIRRPAKQGRIVRALGLRKLNQTVEHERTPQIMGMVNKVRHLVECVEVED
- the rpsK gene encoding 30S ribosomal protein S11, which translates into the protein MAKRTVRRGRKRERKNISYGVAHIYSTFNNTIVCVSDKGGNVLAWASGGNVGFKGTRKSTPFAAQIAATQVAKAVQEHGVQEIDVVVKGPGPGRESAIRSLQAAGLQVNMIKDSTPVPHNGCRPPKRRRV
- a CDS encoding type Z 30S ribosomal protein S14, whose protein sequence is MARKAIRHKATLPPKFSVRKYNRCPLCGRVHSYMRRFDMCRCCFRKLAREGKIPGVVKSSW
- the map gene encoding type I methionyl aminopeptidase, translating into MISLKTDREIRLMRKAGRIVADVLDMISDMIRPGLSTGEIDSAAESLIKRSGGLPAFKGYRVPTIKRPFPSAVCASINSEIVHGIPSRERLLQEGDIISIDVGACYSGYYGDAAYTYPVGSVSPERRNLLSVTKQSLEDAILAARAGNTLGDVGHAVEKRVAPHGYGIVRDYSGHGIGKRLHEPPQIPNYGEPGRGITLVAGMTLAIEPMVMAGAEEVFTGRDQWVVKTADGSDAAHFEKSILVQDGDPEILTPWVCA
- a CDS encoding 50S ribosomal protein L18 — encoded protein: MTVKTRNVLREIRHARLRKTLSGTVEIPRMAVFHSLKHIYVQFIDDENGHTLASASTLDPSIRGSLPGTCNVEAAKIVGKIAAERAVAKGIDQVVFDRGGHKYHGKVKALAEAAREAGLKF
- the rpmJ gene encoding 50S ribosomal protein L36, which codes for MKVKPSVKPMCEYCRVIRRKGVVRIICSRNPRHKQRQGKRR
- the secY gene encoding preprotein translocase subunit SecY, with translation MLDSFKDAFRLPDLKRRILFSMGVLLIFRLGAHVPTPGIDAQAMAALFDQGGVLGFLDIFAGGALRRFSVFALGVAPYINSSIVMQLLVVIFPTLEKMQKEGEDGRRKIVQWTRLAAVGFALVQAVGMTFWLRGLGIFSGQLLEGAIVVSTVTCGAIVVMWLGEEISDHGIGNGISLLIFAGIVARVPEAIIQSWSMIRLGEMNLLILLLALVLMVGVVAGCIMLQEGQRRLPVQYAKRVVGNKVYGGQSTFIPLKVNQAGVIPIIFASSVLLFPYSIARFFSGDIALFFQRIFGPGSFVYTIFYVVLIIFFSYFYTAVVFNPADIANNMKKYGGFILGIRPGKPTADFIERVMSRITLAGAVFLAFVALVPNLMTSFLGITSFYFGGTAVLIVVGVALDTVHQIEAQLLMRHYEGILKRKDKAGGLLRF
- the rplF gene encoding 50S ribosomal protein L6, with translation MSRIGRRAIPLPSGAVVTVEDGVIVAKGPKGRLQTPMVPGIDLAVEDGVVKVSRLDDEKQTKAFHGMIRALVANMVTGVSTGFKRNLEIVGVGYRAQMQGKKLILNLGYSNPVEYEAPEGVEITLDGPTKLSVQGIDKQAVGQVSAIIRGFRPPEPYQGKGIRYAGEHIIRKAGKTGAK